A window of Grus americana isolate bGruAme1 chromosome 21, bGruAme1.mat, whole genome shotgun sequence contains these coding sequences:
- the ATP13A2 gene encoding polyamine-transporting ATPase 13A2 isoform X6 gives MIQITLGVIAAMPPAMPPVMPRLPGWAAGCSGFPPVGTRDSSRLLGNQRPGYGTLQRDADKSLMEVTGYQTATWRVALCHACSVLTAGLLLILFHWKPSLEVRAKCKPCALAQADWLIVRDRFGQCFPTRVRTETLGEGSLEHHPGARLEERRTSIAIGVSEEEESRDTIRLHEKEEKNTLRYYLFEGMRYIWIDRRQAFCKVSVLDDGWTCADLHLSQAGLDQQDHNTRRKIYGPNVIEVPVKSYARLLVEEVLNPFYIFQVFSIVLWVCDAYYYYAACIFLISTVSLGLSLYETRKQSSTLQKMAKMSVGVRVRRPGGEEMVVSSADLVPGDCISLPADGMLVPCDAALLTGECMVNESMLTGESVPVMKTPLPAGGQAAGTVYSPEEHRRHTLFCGTQVIQAKSYVGREVLAVVTRTGFCTAKGDLISSILYPKPVSFKFYKDAVKFVLFLAVLGPRGTNHHPCPRPRHRHRAPGSAGRDDRGHHLRPEQAEETGYLLHQPSPHQPLREDPPGLLRQGESRASPWDRDLGAGRDPLSSSPRPASPTPPQTGTLTEEGLDVWGVVPLENNRFVPIVHEPRRLPAGPLLYSLAACHTVLLLRAQPVGDPVDLKMVESTGWHLEMTEEEEGEPPVFQQFGTKVLAVMRPPPEEEQPRGTKHRTPVGILRRFPFSSSLQRMSVLVKLPGEASAHVYAKGAPETVASLCRKETVPVDFSQTLRRYTTDGFRVLGLACKPLSAVTTFEEALQLPRDSVESGLTFLGFLVMKNVLKPESAPVIRLLRNANVRPVMVTGDNMLTAVNVARSCRMVEPKERVVFVSASPPGHDRPAALRFLLAEHSQGEEPLEALHRRDGPFLRPQPRHLALNGKSFAVVCEHFPDLLPKILVRATVFARMSPEQKAQLVCSLQELDYCVGMCGDGANDCGALKAADVGISLSEAEASVASPFTSRAANIECVPTVIREGRCSLVTSFGVFKYMALYSLVQFVSVLLLYTINTNLSDFQFLFFDLIITTTVAVLMGRTGPAQELGVERPQGALISVLVLGSLLLQTALLITVQVLSYFITVSQSWYVPLNSTVTAPQNLPNYENTVLFCVTGFQYLILAVAMSKGYPFREPLYTNVLFLVVLILLFSLMIWLTLYPLGFPKTLLKLQGIDDLNFKLLLLGIATLNFFAAFVLETALDHGLLSCLRKLRRKKASKKLFKRLEKELSQQQPSWPPLNEPLFATPKMSIAVR, from the exons ATGATTCAAATCACCCTCGGGGTGATCGCGGCGATGCCTCCGGCGATGCCTCCGGTGATGCCCCGTCTCCCAGGCTGGGCGGCAGGGTGCAGCGGGTTCCCTCCGGTGGGAACCAGAG acagcagcaggCTGTTGGGGAACCAGCGGCCAGGCTACGGGACGCTGCAGCGAGACGCCGATAAATCCCTCATG GAGGTCACGGGCTACCAGACCGCGACGTGGCGGGTGGCCCTGTGCCACGCGTGCTCGGTGCTGACGGCGGGGCTGCTCCTCATCCTCTTCCACTGGAAACCGAGCCTGGAGGTGCGGGCGAAGTGCAAGCCCTGCGCCCTGGCCCAGGCCGACTGGCTCATCGTCAGA GACCGATTCGGACAGTGCTTCCCCACCCGCGTGCGCACGGAGACGCTGGGCGAGGGCAG CCTGGAGCATCaccctggggccaggctggaggagcgGAGGACCAGCATCGCCATCGGCGTgtcggaggaggaggagagccgGGACACCATCCGGCTCCACGAGAAGGAAGAG AAGAACACCTTGCGGTACTATCTCTTCGAGGGCATGCGCTACATCTGGATCGACCGGCGGCAAGCCTTCTGCAAAGTCAG CGTCTTGGACGACGGCTGGACCTGCGCGGATCTCCACTTATCCCAGGCTGGGCTCGACCAGCAAGACCACAACACCAG AAGGAAGATCTACGGCCCGAATGTCATCGAGGTGCCGGTCAAGTCCTACGCGAGGCTGTTGGTGGAGGAG GTGCTCAATCCCTTCTACATCTTCCAAGTGTTCAGCATCGTGCTGTGGGTCTGCGACGCCTATTACTACTACGCCGCCTGCATCTTCCTCATCTCCACCGTCTCCTTGGGGCTGTCCCTCTACGAGACGAGGAAG CAAAGCTCCACGCTGCAAAAAATGGCCAAGATGTCAGTCGGGGTCCGAGTGCGTCGCCCCGGCGGAG aggaGATGGTGGTGAGCTCCGCAGATCTGGTGCCGGGCGATTGCATCAGCCTCCCCGCGGACGGGATGCTGGTCCCTTGCGACGCCGCGCTGCTGACGGGCGAGTGCATGGTCAACGAGAGCATGCTGACGG GGGAGAGCGTGCCGGTGATGAAAACGCCTCTCCCGGCTGGCGGGCAGGCAGCCGGCACCGTCTATTCGCCCGAGGAGCACCGGCGGCACACGTTGTTCTGCGGGACCCAGGTCATCCAAGCCAAATCCTACGTGGGCAGAGAAGTGCTGGCCGTGGTGACGCGCACAG GGTTTTGCACGGCCAAAGGGGACCTCATCAGCTCCATCCTCTACCCCAAACCCGTGAGCTTCAAGTTCTACAAGGATGCCGTGAAGTTCGTCCTCTTCCTCGCCGTCCTGG gtccccgtGGGACAAATCATCATCCGTGCCCTCGACCTCGTCACCGTCATCGTGCCCCCGGCTCTGCCGGCCGCGATGACCGTGGGCACCATCTACGCCCAGAGCAGGCTGAAGAAACGGGGTATCTTCTGCATCAGCCCTCCCCGCATCAACCTCTGCGGGAAGATCCGCCTGGTTTGCTTCGACAAGGTGAGTCTCGGGCATCGCCGTGGGACCGCGATTTGGGGGCTGGCCGGGACCcgctctcctcttccccccgccccgcctcccccacccccccgcagaCAGGAACCCTGACGGAGGAAGGTCTGGATGTCTGGGGGGTGGTCCCGCTGGAGAACAACCGCTTCGTGCCCATCGTCCACGAGCCCCGCCGCCTGCCCGCCGGTCCCCTGCTCTACTCCCTGGCTGCCTGCCACACCGTCCTGCTGCTGCGGGCGCAGCCCGTCGGGGACCCCGTGGATCTCAAGATGGTGGAGTCCACCGGCTGG CACCTGGAGAtgacggaggaggaggaaggcgagCCGCCCGTCTTCCAGCAGTTTGGGACGAAGGTCTTGGCCGTGATGAGACCTCCGCCCGAGGAGGAACAGCCGCGAGGCACG AAGCACCGGACGCCCGTGGGGATCCTCCGGcgtttccccttctcctcctccttgcagaGGATGAGCGTCCTGGTGAAGCTGCCCGGCGAAGCCTCTGCCCACGTCTACGCCAAGGGCGCGCCGGAGACGGTGGCCAGCCTCTGCCGGAAGGAAACGG TGCCCGTGGATTTCTCCCAGACGCTGCGACGCTACACCACGGATGGTTTCAGGGTCCTGGGTCTGGCTTGCAAACCCCTGAGCGCCGTGACCACCTTCGAGGAGGCCCTGCAGCTCCCGAG AGACTCCGTGGAGAGCGGCTTGACCTTCCTGGGGTTCCTCGTCATGAAAAACGTCCTCAAGCCGGAATCCGCGCCCGTCATCCGCCTCCTGAGGAACGCCAACGTCCGCCCTGTCATGGTGACAG GAGACAACATGCTGACGGCCGTCAACGTGGCCAGGAGCTGCCGCATGGTGGAGCCGAAAGAGCGGGTCGTCTTCGTCAGCGCCTCCCCGCCCGGCCACGACCGACCCGCCGCTCTGAGGTTCCTCCTCGCCGAGCACTCCCAGGGCGAAGAGCCCCTCGAG GCTCTGCACCGACGGGACGGCCCCTTCCTGCGGCCGCAGCCCCGCCACTTGGCGCTGAACGGCAAATCCTTCGCCGTGGTTTGCGAGCACTTCCCCGACCTGCTGCCCAAG ATCCTCGTCCGAGCCACCGTGTTCGCCCGCATGTCGCCTGAGCAGAAGGCGCAGCTGGTGTGCAGCCTGCAGGAGCTCGA CTACTGCGTGGGGATGTGCGGGGACGGCGCCAACGACTGCGGGGCTCTGAAAGCGGCCGACGTGGGCATCTCGCTGTCGGAGGCGGAGGCGTCGGTGGCATCGCCGTTCACCTCCCGCGCGGCCAACATCGAGTGCGTGCCCACCGTCATCCG ggagggcaggtGCTCGCTGGTCACCTCCTTCGGTGTCTTTAAGTACATGGCCCTGTACAGCCTGGTGCAGTTCGTGTCCGTCCTGCTGCTCTACACG ATCAACACCAACCTGAGCGATTTCCAGTTTCTCTTCTTCGACCTGATCATCACCACCACCGTGGCGGTGCTGATGGGTCGGACCGGTCCTGCCCAGGAGCTGGGAGTGGAACGTCCCCAAGGAGCGTTGATCAGCGTCCTCgtgctgggcagcctgctcctccAAACGGCTTTGCTCATCACCGTGCAAGTCCTCAGCTACTTCATCACCGTCTCGCAGAGCTG GTACGTGCCGCTGAACAGCACGGTGACGGCCCCCCAAAACCTGCCCAACTACGAGAACACGGTCCTCTTCTGTGTCACGGGCTTCCAGTACCTCATCCTGGCCGTCGCCATGTCCAAGGGGTACCCGTTCCGGGAGCCGCTCTACACCAACG TGCTCTTCTTGGTcgtcctcatcctcctcttcagcCTCATGATCTGGCTGACCCTCTACCCGCTGGGCTTCCCCAAAACCCTGCTGAAGCTGCAGGGCATCGACGATTTGAATTTCAAGCTGTTGCTGCTGGGGATCGCCACCCTCAACTTCTTCGCCGCCTTCGTGCTGGAG ACCGCCCTGGACCACGGCTTGCTCAGCTGCCTCCGCAAGCTGCGACGAAAAAAAGCATCCAAGAAGCTTTTTAAGaggctggagaaggagctgagccagcagcagccatcCTGGCCGCCCCTTAACGAACCCCTCTTCGCGACGCCCAAGATGTCCATCGCCGTGAGATAG
- the ATP13A2 gene encoding polyamine-transporting ATPase 13A2 isoform X4, whose amino-acid sequence MDGAEGSPEHPTGTTRAEGDLSVPLGFLCFAKGARKRAVAAKEKVSGRPERLSPQFSPEPRQQGRAVVPREAPGSCQDFQQRFGRASLASAGNRCGSPLPFATPGRRIANPSSNLQPLLGVTPTPHPTALTPPFSSRERRKSLPGALGMSSGVKTPPAAGAGGGTAGCPRAVFTDEVWPLRRDSGLATFRPPLRRMLPGRVRRRAGDDGRTDVIPAGGVRRDSSRLLGNQRPGYGTLQRDADKSLMEVTGYQTATWRVALCHACSVLTAGLLLILFHWKPSLEVRAKCKPCALAQADWLIVRDRFGQCFPTRVRTETLGEGSLEHHPGARLEERRTSIAIGVSEEEESRDTIRLHEKEENTLRYYLFEGMRYIWIDRRQAFCKVSVLDDGWTCADLHLSQAGLDQQDHNTRRKIYGPNVIEVPVKSYARLLVEEVLNPFYIFQVFSIVLWVCDAYYYYAACIFLISTVSLGLSLYETRKQSSTLQKMAKMSVGVRVRRPGGEEMVVSSADLVPGDCISLPADGMLVPCDAALLTGECMVNESMLTGESVPVMKTPLPAGGQAAGTVYSPEEHRRHTLFCGTQVIQAKSYVGREVLAVVTRTGFCTAKGDLISSILYPKPVSFKFYKDAVKFVLFLAVLAFVGTAYSVVILVKNQVPVGQIIIRALDLVTVIVPPALPAAMTVGTIYAQSRLKKRGIFCISPPRINLCGKIRLVCFDKTGTLTEEGLDVWGVVPLENNRFVPIVHEPRRLPAGPLLYSLAACHTVLLLRAQPVGDPVDLKMVESTGWHLEMTEEEEGEPPVFQQFGTKVLAVMRPPPEEEQPRGTKHRTPVGILRRFPFSSSLQRMSVLVKLPGEASAHVYAKGAPETVASLCRKETVPVDFSQTLRRYTTDGFRVLGLACKPLSAVTTFEEALQLPRDSVESGLTFLGFLVMKNVLKPESAPVIRLLRNANVRPVMVTGDNMLTAVNVARSCRMVEPKERVVFVSASPPGHDRPAALRFLLAEHSQGEEPLEALHRRDGPFLRPQPRHLALNGKSFAVVCEHFPDLLPKILVRATVFARMSPEQKAQLVCSLQELDYCVGMCGDGANDCGALKAADVGISLSEAEASVASPFTSRAANIECVPTVIREGRCSLVTSFGVFKYMALYSLVQFVSVLLLYTINTNLSDFQFLFFDLIITTTVAVLMGRTGPAQELGVERPQGALISVLVLGSLLLQTALLITVQVLSYFITVSQSWYVPLNSTVTAPQNLPNYENTVLFCVTGFQYLILAVAMSKGYPFREPLYTNVLFLVVLILLFSLMIWLTLYPLGFPKTLLKLQGIDDLNFKLLLLGIATLNFFAAFVLETALDHGLLSCLRKLRRKKASKKLFKRLEKELSQQQPSWPPLNEPLFATPKMSIAVR is encoded by the exons atggatggtgcTGAGGGGAGCCCTGAGCATCCAACGGGGACCACGAGAGCGGAGGGAGATCTCAGTGTCCCTTTGGGGTTTCTTTGCTTCGCAAAAGGTGCTCGTAAAAGGGCCGTGGCTGCAAAGGAGAAGGTGTCTGGGCGTCCCGAGCGTCTTTCTCCCCAGTTTTCCCCCGAACCCCGACAGCAGGGACGCGCGGTGGTTCCCCGAGAGGCGCCCGGCAGCTGCCAGGACTTCCAGCAGCGTTTTGGCCGTGCAAGCCTGGCCTCAGCGGGGAATCGCTGCGGCTCCCCCCTGCCCTTTGCAACCCCGGGCCGGCGCATCGCCAACCCCTCCTCGAATTTGCAGCCGCTCCTGGGTGttacccccaccccccaccccactgcctTAACCCCCCCTTTTAGCAGCAGAGAGAGGCGCAAATCTCTTCCCGGGGCTCTCGGGATGAGCTCAGGGGTTAAAACCCCCCCGGCTGCGGGAGCGGGGGGAGGGACGGCCGGGTGCCCCCGCGCCGTATTTACCGACGAGGTGTGGCCGCTGCGCCGCGATTCAGGCTTGGCGACGTTCCGCCCTCCCCTCCGCCGGATGCTTCCCGGACGCGTCCGCCGGCGAGCAGGTGATGACGGCCGTACCGATGTCATCCCAGCCGGCGGGGTAAGGCGCG acagcagcaggCTGTTGGGGAACCAGCGGCCAGGCTACGGGACGCTGCAGCGAGACGCCGATAAATCCCTCATG GAGGTCACGGGCTACCAGACCGCGACGTGGCGGGTGGCCCTGTGCCACGCGTGCTCGGTGCTGACGGCGGGGCTGCTCCTCATCCTCTTCCACTGGAAACCGAGCCTGGAGGTGCGGGCGAAGTGCAAGCCCTGCGCCCTGGCCCAGGCCGACTGGCTCATCGTCAGA GACCGATTCGGACAGTGCTTCCCCACCCGCGTGCGCACGGAGACGCTGGGCGAGGGCAG CCTGGAGCATCaccctggggccaggctggaggagcgGAGGACCAGCATCGCCATCGGCGTgtcggaggaggaggagagccgGGACACCATCCGGCTCCACGAGAAGGAAGAG AACACCTTGCGGTACTATCTCTTCGAGGGCATGCGCTACATCTGGATCGACCGGCGGCAAGCCTTCTGCAAAGTCAG CGTCTTGGACGACGGCTGGACCTGCGCGGATCTCCACTTATCCCAGGCTGGGCTCGACCAGCAAGACCACAACACCAG AAGGAAGATCTACGGCCCGAATGTCATCGAGGTGCCGGTCAAGTCCTACGCGAGGCTGTTGGTGGAGGAG GTGCTCAATCCCTTCTACATCTTCCAAGTGTTCAGCATCGTGCTGTGGGTCTGCGACGCCTATTACTACTACGCCGCCTGCATCTTCCTCATCTCCACCGTCTCCTTGGGGCTGTCCCTCTACGAGACGAGGAAG CAAAGCTCCACGCTGCAAAAAATGGCCAAGATGTCAGTCGGGGTCCGAGTGCGTCGCCCCGGCGGAG aggaGATGGTGGTGAGCTCCGCAGATCTGGTGCCGGGCGATTGCATCAGCCTCCCCGCGGACGGGATGCTGGTCCCTTGCGACGCCGCGCTGCTGACGGGCGAGTGCATGGTCAACGAGAGCATGCTGACGG GGGAGAGCGTGCCGGTGATGAAAACGCCTCTCCCGGCTGGCGGGCAGGCAGCCGGCACCGTCTATTCGCCCGAGGAGCACCGGCGGCACACGTTGTTCTGCGGGACCCAGGTCATCCAAGCCAAATCCTACGTGGGCAGAGAAGTGCTGGCCGTGGTGACGCGCACAG GGTTTTGCACGGCCAAAGGGGACCTCATCAGCTCCATCCTCTACCCCAAACCCGTGAGCTTCAAGTTCTACAAGGATGCCGTGAAGTTCGTCCTCTTCCTCGCCGTCCTGG CTTTTGTCGGCACGGCGTACAGCGTCGTCATCTTGGTTAAAAACCAG gtccccgtGGGACAAATCATCATCCGTGCCCTCGACCTCGTCACCGTCATCGTGCCCCCGGCTCTGCCGGCCGCGATGACCGTGGGCACCATCTACGCCCAGAGCAGGCTGAAGAAACGGGGTATCTTCTGCATCAGCCCTCCCCGCATCAACCTCTGCGGGAAGATCCGCCTGGTTTGCTTCGACAAG aCAGGAACCCTGACGGAGGAAGGTCTGGATGTCTGGGGGGTGGTCCCGCTGGAGAACAACCGCTTCGTGCCCATCGTCCACGAGCCCCGCCGCCTGCCCGCCGGTCCCCTGCTCTACTCCCTGGCTGCCTGCCACACCGTCCTGCTGCTGCGGGCGCAGCCCGTCGGGGACCCCGTGGATCTCAAGATGGTGGAGTCCACCGGCTGG CACCTGGAGAtgacggaggaggaggaaggcgagCCGCCCGTCTTCCAGCAGTTTGGGACGAAGGTCTTGGCCGTGATGAGACCTCCGCCCGAGGAGGAACAGCCGCGAGGCACG AAGCACCGGACGCCCGTGGGGATCCTCCGGcgtttccccttctcctcctccttgcagaGGATGAGCGTCCTGGTGAAGCTGCCCGGCGAAGCCTCTGCCCACGTCTACGCCAAGGGCGCGCCGGAGACGGTGGCCAGCCTCTGCCGGAAGGAAACGG TGCCCGTGGATTTCTCCCAGACGCTGCGACGCTACACCACGGATGGTTTCAGGGTCCTGGGTCTGGCTTGCAAACCCCTGAGCGCCGTGACCACCTTCGAGGAGGCCCTGCAGCTCCCGAG AGACTCCGTGGAGAGCGGCTTGACCTTCCTGGGGTTCCTCGTCATGAAAAACGTCCTCAAGCCGGAATCCGCGCCCGTCATCCGCCTCCTGAGGAACGCCAACGTCCGCCCTGTCATGGTGACAG GAGACAACATGCTGACGGCCGTCAACGTGGCCAGGAGCTGCCGCATGGTGGAGCCGAAAGAGCGGGTCGTCTTCGTCAGCGCCTCCCCGCCCGGCCACGACCGACCCGCCGCTCTGAGGTTCCTCCTCGCCGAGCACTCCCAGGGCGAAGAGCCCCTCGAG GCTCTGCACCGACGGGACGGCCCCTTCCTGCGGCCGCAGCCCCGCCACTTGGCGCTGAACGGCAAATCCTTCGCCGTGGTTTGCGAGCACTTCCCCGACCTGCTGCCCAAG ATCCTCGTCCGAGCCACCGTGTTCGCCCGCATGTCGCCTGAGCAGAAGGCGCAGCTGGTGTGCAGCCTGCAGGAGCTCGA CTACTGCGTGGGGATGTGCGGGGACGGCGCCAACGACTGCGGGGCTCTGAAAGCGGCCGACGTGGGCATCTCGCTGTCGGAGGCGGAGGCGTCGGTGGCATCGCCGTTCACCTCCCGCGCGGCCAACATCGAGTGCGTGCCCACCGTCATCCG ggagggcaggtGCTCGCTGGTCACCTCCTTCGGTGTCTTTAAGTACATGGCCCTGTACAGCCTGGTGCAGTTCGTGTCCGTCCTGCTGCTCTACACG ATCAACACCAACCTGAGCGATTTCCAGTTTCTCTTCTTCGACCTGATCATCACCACCACCGTGGCGGTGCTGATGGGTCGGACCGGTCCTGCCCAGGAGCTGGGAGTGGAACGTCCCCAAGGAGCGTTGATCAGCGTCCTCgtgctgggcagcctgctcctccAAACGGCTTTGCTCATCACCGTGCAAGTCCTCAGCTACTTCATCACCGTCTCGCAGAGCTG GTACGTGCCGCTGAACAGCACGGTGACGGCCCCCCAAAACCTGCCCAACTACGAGAACACGGTCCTCTTCTGTGTCACGGGCTTCCAGTACCTCATCCTGGCCGTCGCCATGTCCAAGGGGTACCCGTTCCGGGAGCCGCTCTACACCAACG TGCTCTTCTTGGTcgtcctcatcctcctcttcagcCTCATGATCTGGCTGACCCTCTACCCGCTGGGCTTCCCCAAAACCCTGCTGAAGCTGCAGGGCATCGACGATTTGAATTTCAAGCTGTTGCTGCTGGGGATCGCCACCCTCAACTTCTTCGCCGCCTTCGTGCTGGAG ACCGCCCTGGACCACGGCTTGCTCAGCTGCCTCCGCAAGCTGCGACGAAAAAAAGCATCCAAGAAGCTTTTTAAGaggctggagaaggagctgagccagcagcagccatcCTGGCCGCCCCTTAACGAACCCCTCTTCGCGACGCCCAAGATGTCCATCGCCGTGAGATAG